In one Lycorma delicatula isolate Av1 chromosome 5, ASM4794821v1, whole genome shotgun sequence genomic region, the following are encoded:
- the LOC142325744 gene encoding uncharacterized protein LOC142325744 encodes MGGISLPCIIVILLVINCNRVGISAKRDYYTFGDEYNDQIWREPIKQKYISPTPAPCYDFEPIVAYNFIVRGIVYNPLYLKKLFKYIKHFEIRGWMQIHPRPRNEMTGYFEGRKTPMHKMKDLLVTAGNVFEIFRSTVINNKTFLKNFTMIGFYMKESHSDLPEEIPESIFSSKGLPSTSSSSSELNYSYV; translated from the exons atgggtGGAATATCATTACCatgtattattgttatattacttGTAATAAATTGTAACAGAGTAGGAATATCGGCGAAAAGAGATTACTATACATTCGGTGATGAATATAATGATCAAATATGGCGTGAACctataaaacaaaagtatatttCACCTACACCTGCACCTTGTTATGACTTTGAACCAATTGTTGCATATAATTTCATTGTTCGAGGAATAGTATACA atCCATTGTATTTGAAG AAATTATTCAAATACATCAAACATTTTGAAATTCGTGGGTGGATGCAAATACATCCAAGACCtagaaatgaaatgactggaTACTTTGAAGGCAGGAAAACTCCAAtgcataaaat GAAGGATTTACTTGTAACAGCAGgtaatgtatttgaaattttcagaagtactgtaataaataataaaacatttttaaaaaattttacaatgattgGATTTTATATGAAGGAAAGCCATTCAGATCTACCAGAAGAAATACCAGaatcaatattttcatcaaaagGTTTACCATCAACATCATCTTCATCCAGTGAACTAAATTATAGTTATGTGTAG